One window of the Magnolia sinica isolate HGM2019 chromosome 19, MsV1, whole genome shotgun sequence genome contains the following:
- the LOC131234928 gene encoding transcription factor bHLH162-like, protein MKSCSTSTKLERKAIEKNRRIHMKSLCFKLASLIPSHYPKEGLSQQDQVDLAAAYIQKLQAKIEGLKEKRDLAMSIDGINKYMRGGMMIGVGSPIIEVRDLGSTLEVVLISGLDRKFTTCDVISVLEEEGVDVVSANFSFTADKVIYIIHSQVTNSRVGFESGRVYQKLKDLVH, encoded by the exons ATGAAGAGCTGCTCGACTTCAACCAAACTAGAACGCAAGGCAATTGAGAAGAATAGGAGAATTCACATGAAAAGCTTGTGTTTCAAGCTTGCTTCTCTCATCCCATCCCACTATCCAAAG GAAGGGCTATCGCAACAAGATCAGGTGGATCTAGCGGCAGCCTATATACAGAAATTGCAGGCGAAGATTGAAGGATTGAAGGAGAAAAGAGATTTAGCCATGAGCATCGACGGAATTAACAAATATATGAGGGGAGGGATGATGATAGGCGTGGGATCACCCATTATTGAAGTGAGAGACTTGGGTTCTACTTTGGAGGTGGTTTTGATCAGCGGGTTGGATAGAAAATTCACAACCTGTGATGTTATTAGTGTTCTTGAGGAGGAAGGAGTTGATGTTGTGAGCGCCAACTTCTCCTTCACGGCTGACAAGGTTATCTACATAATCCATTCTCAG gtcACAAACTCTAGAGTGGGTTTTGAAAGTGGAAGGGTGTATCAGAAACTGAAGGATCTGGTCCATTGA